The Lolium rigidum isolate FL_2022 chromosome 1, APGP_CSIRO_Lrig_0.1, whole genome shotgun sequence region TTGCGTACTGAATCTGAAGAAGTGTTCGATTTCGACCTAGTTGTTGAGATGAAAAGCTGTGAACAAATACTCTAAAAACGATTAGTTCCTCACAAAGTACGTGTTCGCCAACTTTCTAAAGTTAAACTCTTTCATGGCTTGAGGAATAATCTATATGCCAACATTCTGGTGTTATATATGCCAAGTGGCAACTTGAATAAGTATTGATATATTTTCTTCATCGAGCAGCTTCCAGGCTGGGAATTAAGGAATTATTGCCACCCTACATCGGATCTGATCTTCAATTAAGTGACCTACTCACAGGTGTCGTCTTTGCCTCGGGAGGCAGTGGATATGATCCTTTAACATCGATACCCGCGGTAACAAAATATAAAGTCACACATATCCTATAATAAAGCTATGGTGAAGTATTTTGTTTTGGTTTCATCTGAAACTAATATTTGTTGTTACAAAAGATCGTACATAACTACAAATTTATTACTTCAGACTGCTATATCAAGCACTGGACAACTTGAATTGTTCCTTGACTATAAGGAGAAGCTAAAAGCTTTAGTCGGCGAAGAGGAGATGGCGCGTGTTATCTCTGAAGGCATATACTTTACAGTCATGGGGGCAAATGACCTCGCAAATAATTATTTTACAATTCCTTTGAGGCGTCACCAATATGACCTTCCTTCATACGTGGAATTTCTAGTTTCTTCGGCCGTCAACTTTACTATGGTAAGATTTATTATCCAAACACCAAACTTGTTAGGAGATAGTTGATGacgtaattttttttttctagaaaCCTTGTCTGATACTCTTTTTGCAGAAAGTTCTCGTGCTCACAAGTTCTTCAAATGTTTGAAGTTTTACATATTTCCCCAAATTTGACCAATACCACCATTACTTACGTACTGCTTTACGGTTCATCAAATTTATTAAGTTACTGAATTGCGTATTGCATCAATTTTCCTggacaagtttcagcatatacatGCATTACAACTTATCATGGTACCATGAACAACTTACAGTCTCCTACTTTTATATATGTTACCTCTgtattttatttgattagcaTTTGGCCAACAAACATATATGTAAATAATTAAATATTACTCTTATGTACAGAAATTAAATGAGATGGGTGCAAAGAGAATTGGGTTCATTGGCATTCCACCAATTGGATGTTGTCCTTCACAAAGAGAACTTGGGTCAAGGGAATGTGAGCCAATGAGGAATCAAGCGGCACAACTATTCAATTCTGAAATCACAAAAGAAATAAATCGGCTAAATGCAGAACAAAGTGTTCCAGGCTCAAAGTTTGCTTATATTGATATATACTACAATTTGCTTGATCTCATTCAGCAACCTGGTCTTTATGGTGAGTGCTCACTTCATCCTCAGTAATATTTTTGCCATGAATCGCTACTGAAGAGTATAACTTCAACATAACCGTATTACTGTAACAGATAAAGTGAGCCACATTAACCTCTTAAATGTGGCAGTCTTACAAAACTTTATACAAACTAATATAGCAATGCAGGAGCTGCATGATAGACAGATATGGTGTACATATTTTTTTACATTAATTTGTATATTTCAGTAATATgtgatatttgtattgttcagTAGTATGTGGTAATTTTCATGTCGTCACCATAACATTGTGGTCCTGAATATGGTAAAACTTTCTGTTATATAGGTTTCAAGGAGGTAACCGAGGGATGCTGTGGAAGCACAGTGCTAAATGCAGCAATATTCATTAAAAATCACCCTGCATGTCCAAATGTTTATGACTACATTTTCTGGGACAGCTTTCATCCTACCGAAAAGGCCTATAGCATCGTGGTTGATAAACTCATTCAGCAAAATATGCAATACCTAATGTAAAGAAACTCTCTCTACCAGCGTGTGAACACGTATTATTTAAACTGCAATTGGTTTGACAGTTAGTACACAACAATTCTAGGATGTTTGACGGAAAGTTTTCGCGTTCCAAAATTGTAAAGGCTAGTGGTTGGTGAAATATATAAACGTAACTTCAGACTTGTATCTCAGTATAAATTATCCTGAAATTTATTCATGCAACAGCAAGTATGCCTCTACTTGGTCCATACAATTTTCTTCGGTACTTGTTCGGGGTTGTGATCTTACGATGATTCAACTGGGGTGTTCCCTGTTCTTAGCAAAATGATGTGCTCTTCTGGGAATGAAGCCTGTTAGCTTTTGTTTAGTTCTAGTGGGGTGATCTTTTGGATCTGGTTCTGGCTGCAGTGAATAGGGTGCTCTACATATGGTTGCCTAGATCAAAATAGTGTGATCTACATATGGTTGCCTAGATCCGGCGAATAATGTGTTGTACGTATAGCTTTAATTTTGTGATTTAGTTTGTTGGCCTTGTGGGAGACTCCAAATGTCTAGGTAGTACCCTATTTGCTGGTGGCGATTGATCTCATAGTCACACTATGGAGCATGTCCTTCAGCTAATCTCGCAAACAACGGTGAGCGTTGAAtcgcgttgatgtcattgtgagaCCCTGCTATGTCAAATGAAGTGTGCCAAATCCAAAGGTCATAATTAGCCACAGTTTTAAGCACCACACTCCAATACCTGTGATGTCCTTTGTAcatggacaattcttccatgaccaatgcatgcaatcgatgcttccaagcataacAGGAAGT contains the following coding sequences:
- the LOC124691908 gene encoding GDSL esterase/lipase At1g20120-like, whose protein sequence is MINESRESVVQSATMGSLRRGLLARLALLFVNLLPMALLLPGAHGAPAAGTGKSKISAVFVFGDSIVDPGNNNNRLTEARADFPPYGEDFPGGVATGRFSNGKVPGDMLASRLGIKELLPPYIGSDLQLSDLLTGVVFASGGSGYDPLTSIPATAISSTGQLELFLDYKEKLKALVGEEEMARVISEGIYFTVMGANDLANNYFTIPLRRHQYDLPSYVEFLVSSAVNFTMKLNEMGAKRIGFIGIPPIGCCPSQRELGSRECEPMRNQAAQLFNSEITKEINRLNAEQSVPGSKFAYIDIYYNLLDLIQQPGLYGFKEVTEGCCGSTVLNAAIFIKNHPACPNVYDYIFWDSFHPTEKAYSIVVDKLIQQNMQYLM